Genomic window (Escherichia fergusonii ATCC 35469):
TATGACCGTGGGTACTAACCTGGATACGGTGTATTTCAAAAAACATGGCCAGGTGCTGGGAAATAGCGCACCGTTTGCGTTCCATAAGGATTTCGCTGGCATCACGGTCAAACCGATGACCAGCTATGGCAATCTGAATCCAGATGAAGTTCCTCTGTTGATCCTCAATGGCTTTGAATACGTCACACATTGGGGTAGCGATCCTTACTCCATTCCTCTGCGAGCAGATAGCAGTAAACCGAAGCTGACTCAGCAGGATGTGACCGATCTGATCGCCTATATGAACAAAGGTGGATCGGTGCTGATCATGGAAAACGTGATGAGCAATCTTAAGGAAGAGAGCGCATCTGGCTTTGTACGTCTGCTTGATGCTGCAGGTTTGTCGATGGCGCTTAACAAGTCGGTAGTAAATAACGATCCGCAAGGCTACCCGGACCGTGTTCGTCAACGACGTTCAACGCCAATTTGGGTCTATGAGCGTTATCCGGCTGTCGATGGTAAACCACCGTATACCATTGATGACACCACGAAAGAAGTTATCTGGAAATATCAGCAAGAAAACAAACCTGATGACAAACCGAAGCTGGAAGTTGCCAGCTGGCAGGAAGAAGTTGAGGGTAAACAGGTAACCCAATTCGCCTTTATAGATGAAGCCGACCACAAAACGCCTGAGTCACTGGCTGCGGCAAAGCAGAGAATTCTGGACGCGTTCCCTGGGCTGGAAGAGTGTAAGGATTCTGACTACCACTATGAGGTCAACTGTCTGGAATACCGTCCAGGCACGGATGTGCCGGTAACCGGTGGCATGTTTGTTCCACGCTATACGCAACTTAATCTTGACGCCGACACCGCGAAAGCGATGCTGCAGGCTGCGGATTTAGGCACCAACATCCAGCGTCTGTATCAACATGAGCTTTATTTCCGTACCAATGGCCGCCAGGGTGAGCGTCTCAACAGCGTTGATCTGGAACGTTTATACCAAAACATGTCCGTCTGGCTGTGGAACGAGACGAAATACCGTTATGAAGAGGGTAAAGAAGACGAGCTGGGCTTTAAAACGTTCACTGAGTTTCTGAACTGCTACACCAACAATGCATACGTTGGTACGCAGTGTTCTGCTGAGCTGAAAAAATCGCTGATTGATAACAAGATGATTTACGGTGAAGAAAGCAGCAAAGTGGGAATGATGAACCCGAGCTACCCGCTCAACTATATGGAAAAACCGCTGACACGCCTGATGCTGGGCCGTTCCTGGTGGGATCTGAACATCAAAGTTGATGTTGAGAAGTATCCGGGAGTGGTGGATACAAACGGCGAAACCGTCACACAAAACATTAACTTGTACTCAGATCCAACCAAATGGTTTGCAGGTAACATGCAGTCAACTGGCCTGTGGGCACCTGCCCAGCAGGAAGTCAGCATTGAGTCAAAGGCGACAGTTCCTGTGACCGTGACTGTTGCGCTGGCCGACGACCTGACAGGACGAGAGAAGCATGAAGTTAGCCTGAACCGTCCGCCCAGAGTGACGAAAACCTATGATCTGAAAGCCAATGATAAGGTGACGTTCAAAGTCCCTTACGGCGGTCTGATTTACATCAAAGGCGACAGCAAAGAGGTGCAATCAGCTGACTTCACCTTTACCGGTGTAGTAAAAGCGCCGTTCTATAAAGACGGTAAGTGGCAACACGATCTGAACTCCCCTGCCCCGCTGGGCGAACTGGAGTCTGCGTCGTTTGTCTATACCACACCGAAGAAGAACCTGAATGCCAGCAATTACACGGGCGGACTGGAGCAATTCGCTAAAGATCTGGATACCTTTGCCAGCTCGATGAATGACTTCTACGGTCGTGATAGCGAAAGCGGTAACCACCGGATGTTTACCTATAAAGCATTGACGGGGCATAAACATCGTTTCGCCAACGATGTGCAGATCTCCATTGGTGACGCGCACTCGGGTTATCCGGTGATGAACAGCAGTTTCTCGCCGAACAGCACCACGCTGCCGACGACGCCGCTGAACGACTGGCTGATCTGGCACGAAGTGGGGCACAACGCCGCCGAAACGCCGCTGACTGTTCCAGGCGCGACCGAAGTGGCGAACAATGTGCTGGCGCTGTACATGCAGGATCGTTATCTCGGCAAGATGAACCGTGTCGCTGACGATATTACCGTCGCACCGGAATATCTGGAGGAGAGCAACAACCAGGCATGGGCGCGCGGCGGTGCGGGTGACCGTCTGCTGATGTACGCACAACTGAAGGAATGGGCAGAGAAGAACTTTGATATCAAGAAGTGGTATCCAGATGGCAATCTGCCAGCGTTCTACAGCGATCGTGAAGGGATGAAAGGCTGGAACCTGTTCCAGTTGATGCATCGTAAAGCACGCGGCGATGAGGTTGGCGACAAAACCTTTGGCGGCAAGAATTACTGTGCTGAATCCAACGGTAACGCAGCGGACACGCTGATGCTGTGTGCCTCCTGGGTCGCCCAGACGGACCTTTCCGCATTCTTTAAGAAATGGAATCCGGGTGCGAATGCTTACCAGTTGCCGGGAGCGACGGAGATGAGCTTCGAAGGCGGTGTGAGCCAGTCGGCTTACAACACGCTGGCGTCGCTCAAGCTGCCGAAACCGGAACAGGGGCCGGAAACCATTAACAAGGTTACCGAGTATTCGATGCCTGCTGAATAACCCGGATAAGGCGTTCACGCCGCATCCGGCATGATATAAGGCGCACCGGGTCAACACATTTGCCCGATGCGCCAGCTTATCGGGCCTGGAGGAAAGCCGTATGGCATACACCTGCAGGCCCACATCCGGCAAGTTACAACAAATAACCTTTAACCATGCTTTTTGATGTTTTTCAGCAATACCCTGCGGCGATGCCCATACTGGCAACCGTAGGAGGATTGATCATCGGCAGTTTTTTGAATGTGGTGATTTGGCGTTATCCCATCATGATTCGCCAACAAATGGCGGAGTTTCACGGTGAAATGCCGAGTGCGCAGTCAAAAATAAGCCTGGCGCTGCCGCGTTCGCACTGTCCGCATTGTCAGCAGACCATCCGCGTTCGTGACAATATTCCGCTGCTCTCCTGGTTGATGCTCAAAGGGCGCTGCCGTGATTGTCAGGCGAAAATCAGCAAGCGTTATCCGCTGGTCGAGTTATTGACAGCACTCGCTTTTTTGCTGGCGAGTCTGGTCTGGCCGGAAAGTGGATGGGGGCTGGCGGTGATGATATTATCCGCCTGGCTGATTGCCGCGAGCATCATCGACCTTGATAACCAATGGCTGCCCGATGTTTTTACTCAGGGCGTATTGTGGACAGGACTGATTGCGGCATGGGCGCAACAGAGCCCGTTAACGCTACAAGACTCAGTTACCGGCGTTCTGGTGGGGTTTATTACGTTTTACTCCCTGCGCTGGCTGGCCGGAATAATTCTGCGTAAAGAAGCATTAGGCATGGGCGATGTATTACTCTTCGCCGCGTTAGGTGGCTGGGTAGGCGCGTTGTCGCTGCCCAATGTGGCTTTAATCGCTTCATGCTGCGGCCTGATATATGCCGTTATTACAAAAAGAGGATCAACCACACTGCCTTTTGGACCGTGTTTAAGTCTGGGCGGTATAGCAACACTTTATCTACAGGCATTGTTTTAATGATAACCCCGTCATTATCAAAGTGACATTTTAACTCTTATTAATAACCTTAGAGATTATTTACCATGTCGATAAAACAGATGCCAGGGAGGGTATTAATATCGCTATTGTTGAGCGCTACAGGATTATTAAGTGGCTGTGCCAGCCATAATGAAAATGCCAGTTTACTGGCGAAAAAACAGGCGCAAAATATCAGCCAAAACCTGCCGATTAAATCTGCGGGTTATACCTTAGTGCTGGCGCAAAGCAGCGGCACGACGGTAAAAATGACCATCATCAGCGAAGCGGGTGCTCAGACCACGCAGACGCCTGACGCCTTTTTAACCAGCTACCAACGACAAATGTGTGCAGACCCAACGGTGAAATTAATGATCACCGAGGGAATTAATTACAGCATAACGATTAATGATACACGTACAGGTAACCAGTATCAGCGGAAACTGGATCGCACTACTTGTGGAATAGTCAAAGCATAACGTCGGGTATATAAATTGGCGCGGGTTGTTTTTCGTGACGCACGAATTTATCTCATTCAATGGCTGACTAAAATTCGTCACACTCTTAACCAGAGACAATCTCTTAATACAAACAAAGAGCATCTTCGCAAAATTGTACGCGCGATGTTCTGGCTGATGCTGCTTATTATTTCTGCAAAAATGGCGTATTCACTCTGGCGCTATTTCTCCTTTTCTGCGGAATATACGGCGGTTTCTCAATCGGTGAATAAACCGCCCCGCGCGGATGCAAAACCGTTCGATAAAAATGACGCGCAATTAATCAGCCAGCAAAACTGGTTTGGTAAATATCAGCGCGTCGCCACACCGGTAAAGCAACCTGAACCTGTAGCAGAAACGCGTCTTAATGTGGTGCTGCGCGGGATCGCCTTTGGTGCCAGACCCGGCGCGGTTATTGAAGAAGGTGGCAAACAGCAGGTCTATTTGCAGGGTGAACGGCTTGGCTCTCACAACGCAGTGATTGAGGAAATCAACCGCGACCATGTGATGCTGCGCTATCAGGGAAAAATAGAGCGGCTCAGTCTGGCAGAAGAGGAGCGTTCCACCGTAGCCGTGACCAACAAAAAAGCCGTCAGTGACGAAGCAAAGCAAGCTGTTGCTGAGCCTGCTGCCAGTGCGCCCGTTGAGATCCCGGCTGCCGTGCGTCAGGCACTGGCGAAAGATCCGCAGAAAATTTTTAACTATATCCAGCTTACGCCTGTGCGTAAGGAGGGGATTGTCGGTTATGCAGTGAAACCGGGGGCAGATCGTTCTCTGTTCGATGCCAGCGGTTTCAAGGAAGGCGATATCGCCATTGCACTAAATCAGCAGGATTTCACTGATCCACGAGCAATGATTGCTCTGATGCGGCAATTACCTTCAATGGATTCCATTCAACTTACGGTTTTACGCAAGGGTGCGCGCTACGACATTTCCATCGCGCTGCGCTAACCGCATTTAATCCAGGAGAATCATTCATCGTGTTTTGGCGTGATATTACGTTGTCGGTCTGGCGTAAGAAGACAACTGGCCTCAAAACAAAAAAGCGTTTACTGCCGCTGGTGCTGGCAGCGGCATTATGCAGTTCACCGGTCTGGGCGGAAGAAGCCACTTTCACCGCTAATTTTAAAGATACAGACCTGAAATCGTTCATCGAAACCGTCGGCGCTAACCTTAATAAAACTATCATTATGGGGCCGGGCGTACAGGGGAAAGTGAGTATTCGTACCATGACCCCACTCAATGAACGCCAGTATTACCAGTTATTCCTTAATCTGCTGGAAGCGCAGGGGTATGCCGTCGTACCGATGGAAAACGACGTGCTGAAGGTGGTGAAATCCAGCGCCGCAAAAGTTGAGCCGCTGCCGCTGGTCGGTGAAGGCAGCGACAACTACGCGGGCGATGAAATGGTCACTAAAGTAGTGCCGGTACGTAATGTGTCGGTACGCGAGCTGGCACCGATCCTGCGCCAGATGATCGACAGCGCAGGCTCAGGCAACGTTGTTAATTACGATCCCTCCAACGTAATTATGCTTACCGGACGCGCCTCCGTCGTGGAGCGCCTGACGGAAGTGATCCAGCGCGTGGATCATGCGGGAAACCGCACCGAAGAGGTGATCCCGCTGGATAACGCCTCGGCCTCGGAAATTGCCCGCGTGCTGGAAAGCCTGACCAAAAACAGCGGCGAGAACCAGCCTGCGACGCTGAAATCTCAAATTGTCGCCGACGAACGCACCAACAGCGTGATTGTCAGTGGTGACCCTGCCACGCGAGACAAAATGCGCCGCCTGATCCGTCGGCTGGACTCAGAAATGGAGCGCAGCGGCAACAGCCAGGTGTTCTATCTCAAATACAGCAAAGCCGAAGATCTGGTCGATGTGTTGAAACAGGTCAGCGGCACGCTCACAGCGGCTAAAGAAGAGGCGGAAGGCACGGTTGGTAGCGGGCGTGAGGTTGTCTCCATCGCCGCCAGCAAACACAGTAATGCCCTGATTGTCACCGCGCCGCAGGACATTATGCAGTCGCTGCAAAGCGTGATTGAACAACTGGATATTCGCCGTGCTCAGGTGCATGTCGAGGCGTTGATCGTGGAAGTTGCCGAAGGCAGCAATATCAACTTCGGCGTGCAGTGGGCGTCGAAAGATGCCGGATTAATGCAGTTTGCTAACGGTACGCAGATCCCTATCGGTACGCTGGGCGCAGCCATTTCTCAGGCGAAGCCACAGAAAGGTTCAACGGTGATCAGCGAAAACGGTGCCACCACCATTAATCCGGATACTAACGGCGATCTCTCCACGCTCGCCCAGCTTCTTTCTGGATTTAGCGGTACGGCGGTTGGCGTGGTGAAAGGCGACTGGATGGCGCTGGTACAGGCGGTTAAAAACGACTCCAGCTCGAACGTTCTCTCCACGCCGAGCATCACTACGCTGGACAACCAGGAAGCCTTCTTCATGGTGGGCCAGGATGTTCCGGTATTAACCGGCTCTACCGTTGGCTCCAATAACAGCAATCCTTTCAATACAGTAGAAAGGAAAAAAGTCGGCATCATGCTGAAAGTCACGCCGCAGATTAACGAAGGAAACGCGGTACAGATGGTGATTGAGCAGGAAGTGTCGAAGGTGGAAGGACAGACCAGCCTCGACGTCGTGTTTGGCGAGCGCAAACTGAAAACCACCGTGCTGGCAAACGATGGTGAGCTGATCGTGCTTGGCGGTCTGATGGACGATCAGGCGGGAGAAAGCGTGGCGAAAGTGCCGCTGCTTGGCGATATCCCGTTGATTGGTAACCTGTTTAAATCGACGGCGGATAAAAAAGAAAAACGTAACCTGATGGTGTTTATCCGCCCGACCATTCTGCGTGATGGTATGGCGGCAGACGGCGTGTCGCAGCGCAAATATAACTATATGCGCGCCGAACAGATCTATCGCGATGAGCAAGGCTTAAGCCTGATGCCGCACACCGCGCAGCCGGTACTGCCAGCGCAAAATCAGGCTCTACCGCCGGAAGTTCGTGCGTTCCTTAATGCCGGGAGAACGCGTTAATGGTGCCTGTAGCACAGGAAACCACCGCCAACACCGTGCGTCTGCCCTACAGTTTCAGCCGTCGGTTTAGCCTGGTGGCATGGTGCGAAGCATCGCTGGAGATCCTCCATGTGCATCCGTTGTCGCTCTCTGTTTTGCAGGAGCTGCAGCGGGGGCTGAACGCGTCTTTTACGCTGCGGCAAATCGACGAGGCCGAATTTGAGCAGCGGCTGAATGCGGTCTGGCAGCGGGACTCTTCCGAGGCCCGCCAGCTGATGGAAGATCTCGGTTCCGCCGAGGACTTTTTTACCCTCGCTGAAGAACTGCCGGAAACGGAAGATCTGCTGGAAAGTGACGACGATGCGCCAATCATCAAACTTATCAACGCCATGTTGGCAGAGGCGATTAAAGAAGGCGCTTCGGATATCCACATCGAGACATTTGAAAAGAGTCTGGTGATCCGTTTTCGTGTTGACGGCACATTACATGAAATGCTGCGCCCGGGGCGCAAACTGGCCTCGCTGCTGGTATCGCGTATTAAGGTGATGGCACGGCTGGATATCGCCGAAAAACGCGTACCGCAGGATGGGCGCATTGCGCTGCTGCTGGGCGGTCGGGCGATTGACGTGCGTGTCTCCACCATGCCTTCCGCCTGGGGCGAGCGCGTGGTGCTGCGACTGCTGGACAAAAACCAGGCTCGCCTGACGCTGGAGCGTCTGGGTTTAAGTCTCGAACTGACTGCGCAGTTGCGCCAGCTGTTACACAAACCGCACGGCATTTTTCTGGTGACGGGGCCGACCGGTTCCGGCAAAAGCACCACGCTGTACGCTGGATTGCAGGAGCTGAACAACCACTCGCGCAACATTCTCACGGTTGAAGACCCCATCGAATACATGATTGAAGGGATCGGTCAGACACAGGTTAACACCCGCGTCGGTATGACCTTCGCCCGTGGCCTGCGCGCGATTTTGCGTCAGGACCCGGATGTGGTGATGGTCGGTGAAATCCGCGATACCGAAACCGCAGAAATCGCTGTTCAGGCTTCACTGACCGGACACCTGGTACTTTCCACGCTGCATACCAACACAGCGGTGGGGGCGATCACACGTTTGCAGGATATGGGCGTGGAGCCTTTCCTGCTCTCTTCCAGCCTGACGGGCGTGATGGCGCAGCGACTTGTTCGCACACTGTGCACCGACTGCCGCCAGCCCGCGCCTGCCACTGATGAAGAAAAACGCCTGCTGGGAATTACCGACGTGCGTACCGTCACGCTGTACCACCCGCAGGGCTGCCCCGCCTGTAATCACAAAGGTTTTCGCGGGCGTACTGCCATCCATGAGTTGATCGTGGTGGACGCCACATTGCGTGATTTGATCCACCGTCAGGCCGGGGAACTGGAGCTGGAACGTTATGTCCGGCAACACTCTGCGGGTATCCGCAGCAACGGCATTGAGAAAG
Coding sequences:
- the sslE gene encoding lipoprotein metalloprotease SslE → MSKKFKYKKSLLAAILSATLLTGCDGGGSGSSSANPPGDSGSGSIPDVNPNPTPDPEPTPTPDPDPEPTPDPEPEPTPTKTGYLTLGGSQRVSGAFCNNAPSVGFTFTPGDTVTCVIGGTTIATFDTLAETARSRSDVEKVAFSLEDAQELASSENKKNNALALVTSSNSCPSDDEQVCLNFTSVVDRARFEKLYKQIDLAKEDFQKLVNEEVENNAATDKAPSTHTSPVVPATTPGTTPDLNAKFVSANAEQFYQYQPTEIILSEGRLVDSLGNGVVGVNYYTSSGRGVTGENGKFSFSWGETISFGIDTFELGSVRGNKSTIALTELGDEVRGANIDQLIHRYSQAGENNDREIPDVVRKVFAEYPNVINEIINLSLSNGATLNEGDQTVELPNEFLAQLKSGQAKEIDTAICNTTGSCNSPRWFSLTARNINEGQIQGVINKLWGVDEDYKSVSKFHVFHDSTNFYGSTGNARGQAVINISNAAFPILMARNDKNYWLAFGEKRAWDKNELAYITEAPSIVRPENVTRETATFNLPFISLGQVGDGKLMVIGNPHYNSILRCPNGYSWNGGVNKDGQCTLNSDPDDMKNFMENMLRYLSNDRWLPDAKSNMTVGTNLDTVYFKKHGQVLGNSAPFAFHKDFAGITVKPMTSYGNLNPDEVPLLILNGFEYVTHWGSDPYSIPLRADSSKPKLTQQDVTDLIAYMNKGGSVLIMENVMSNLKEESASGFVRLLDAAGLSMALNKSVVNNDPQGYPDRVRQRRSTPIWVYERYPAVDGKPPYTIDDTTKEVIWKYQQENKPDDKPKLEVASWQEEVEGKQVTQFAFIDEADHKTPESLAAAKQRILDAFPGLEECKDSDYHYEVNCLEYRPGTDVPVTGGMFVPRYTQLNLDADTAKAMLQAADLGTNIQRLYQHELYFRTNGRQGERLNSVDLERLYQNMSVWLWNETKYRYEEGKEDELGFKTFTEFLNCYTNNAYVGTQCSAELKKSLIDNKMIYGEESSKVGMMNPSYPLNYMEKPLTRLMLGRSWWDLNIKVDVEKYPGVVDTNGETVTQNINLYSDPTKWFAGNMQSTGLWAPAQQEVSIESKATVPVTVTVALADDLTGREKHEVSLNRPPRVTKTYDLKANDKVTFKVPYGGLIYIKGDSKEVQSADFTFTGVVKAPFYKDGKWQHDLNSPAPLGELESASFVYTTPKKNLNASNYTGGLEQFAKDLDTFASSMNDFYGRDSESGNHRMFTYKALTGHKHRFANDVQISIGDAHSGYPVMNSSFSPNSTTLPTTPLNDWLIWHEVGHNAAETPLTVPGATEVANNVLALYMQDRYLGKMNRVADDITVAPEYLEESNNQAWARGGAGDRLLMYAQLKEWAEKNFDIKKWYPDGNLPAFYSDREGMKGWNLFQLMHRKARGDEVGDKTFGGKNYCAESNGNAADTLMLCASWVAQTDLSAFFKKWNPGANAYQLPGATEMSFEGGVSQSAYNTLASLKLPKPEQGPETINKVTEYSMPAE
- the pppA gene encoding prepilin peptidase PppA: MLFDVFQQYPAAMPILATVGGLIIGSFLNVVIWRYPIMIRQQMAEFHGEMPSAQSKISLALPRSHCPHCQQTIRVRDNIPLLSWLMLKGRCRDCQAKISKRYPLVELLTALAFLLASLVWPESGWGLAVMILSAWLIAASIIDLDNQWLPDVFTQGVLWTGLIAAWAQQSPLTLQDSVTGVLVGFITFYSLRWLAGIILRKEALGMGDVLLFAALGGWVGALSLPNVALIASCCGLIYAVITKRGSTTLPFGPCLSLGGIATLYLQALF
- the gspS2 gene encoding type II secretion system pilot lipoprotein GspS-beta, which gives rise to MSIKQMPGRVLISLLLSATGLLSGCASHNENASLLAKKQAQNISQNLPIKSAGYTLVLAQSSGTTVKMTIISEAGAQTTQTPDAFLTSYQRQMCADPTVKLMITEGINYSITINDTRTGNQYQRKLDRTTCGIVKA
- the gspC gene encoding type II secretion system protein GspC, with the protein product MARVVFRDARIYLIQWLTKIRHTLNQRQSLNTNKEHLRKIVRAMFWLMLLIISAKMAYSLWRYFSFSAEYTAVSQSVNKPPRADAKPFDKNDAQLISQQNWFGKYQRVATPVKQPEPVAETRLNVVLRGIAFGARPGAVIEEGGKQQVYLQGERLGSHNAVIEEINRDHVMLRYQGKIERLSLAEEERSTVAVTNKKAVSDEAKQAVAEPAASAPVEIPAAVRQALAKDPQKIFNYIQLTPVRKEGIVGYAVKPGADRSLFDASGFKEGDIAIALNQQDFTDPRAMIALMRQLPSMDSIQLTVLRKGARYDISIALR
- the gspD gene encoding type II secretion system secretin GspD — its product is MFWRDITLSVWRKKTTGLKTKKRLLPLVLAAALCSSPVWAEEATFTANFKDTDLKSFIETVGANLNKTIIMGPGVQGKVSIRTMTPLNERQYYQLFLNLLEAQGYAVVPMENDVLKVVKSSAAKVEPLPLVGEGSDNYAGDEMVTKVVPVRNVSVRELAPILRQMIDSAGSGNVVNYDPSNVIMLTGRASVVERLTEVIQRVDHAGNRTEEVIPLDNASASEIARVLESLTKNSGENQPATLKSQIVADERTNSVIVSGDPATRDKMRRLIRRLDSEMERSGNSQVFYLKYSKAEDLVDVLKQVSGTLTAAKEEAEGTVGSGREVVSIAASKHSNALIVTAPQDIMQSLQSVIEQLDIRRAQVHVEALIVEVAEGSNINFGVQWASKDAGLMQFANGTQIPIGTLGAAISQAKPQKGSTVISENGATTINPDTNGDLSTLAQLLSGFSGTAVGVVKGDWMALVQAVKNDSSSNVLSTPSITTLDNQEAFFMVGQDVPVLTGSTVGSNNSNPFNTVERKKVGIMLKVTPQINEGNAVQMVIEQEVSKVEGQTSLDVVFGERKLKTTVLANDGELIVLGGLMDDQAGESVAKVPLLGDIPLIGNLFKSTADKKEKRNLMVFIRPTILRDGMAADGVSQRKYNYMRAEQIYRDEQGLSLMPHTAQPVLPAQNQALPPEVRAFLNAGRTR
- the gspE gene encoding type II secretion system ATPase GspE, which encodes MVPVAQETTANTVRLPYSFSRRFSLVAWCEASLEILHVHPLSLSVLQELQRGLNASFTLRQIDEAEFEQRLNAVWQRDSSEARQLMEDLGSAEDFFTLAEELPETEDLLESDDDAPIIKLINAMLAEAIKEGASDIHIETFEKSLVIRFRVDGTLHEMLRPGRKLASLLVSRIKVMARLDIAEKRVPQDGRIALLLGGRAIDVRVSTMPSAWGERVVLRLLDKNQARLTLERLGLSLELTAQLRQLLHKPHGIFLVTGPTGSGKSTTLYAGLQELNNHSRNILTVEDPIEYMIEGIGQTQVNTRVGMTFARGLRAILRQDPDVVMVGEIRDTETAEIAVQASLTGHLVLSTLHTNTAVGAITRLQDMGVEPFLLSSSLTGVMAQRLVRTLCTDCRQPAPATDEEKRLLGITDVRTVTLYHPQGCPACNHKGFRGRTAIHELIVVDATLRDLIHRQAGELELERYVRQHSAGIRSNGIEKVLAGETSLDEVLRVTMEA